The stretch of DNA GGAATTGTGATGAACCACGGAGGGGCAGTGCAGGTAAGCAGTCTTCCCTTTGAAAGGACGGTTTTTGATGTTTTTCTGCCCCTTGAAAAACAGGGTGCTGTATCTTCTGTCACATGTGGTGAAAGGGCAGGGAACGGGAAGGAGCGTCTTCTTTTTGTGGAGGATGATATGGATCAGAGGGAAACCGTTCCAAGAATTTTAAGGAATATGGGCTACAGGGTGGTTGTGGCCGGGACGGCCGATGAAGCACTCTTTCGCATGGAATCTTCGGAAAATATATTTGACCTTGTACTGACGGATTATGATATGCCCGGGACCGATGGTCTTCGCCTTGCCCATCGTCTGGAAAGCATGAATCCTGATCTGCCGGTGATTCTTGCCACCGGCGGAGGCATGGCGGAAACCCTTCAGCCCAGAGGGAATATCCGGGCTGTACTTTCCAAACCCTATAATCGTGATTCCCTGAACCGGGTAATCCGCAGCGTGCTGGATGCAGGACCCTGTTGAAAGGATGTGCCGTGGCGAATATTCTTGTAATTGATGATGATGTGGATTTCTGTGAGACCATGGCCAGCCTGATACAGAGAATGGAACATGGATTCCATGCCTTTTATACCCTTCGGGAAGGTGTTGCTTTTCTTTCTGAAACAATTGTGGATGTGGTGTTTCTGGATGTACGCCTGCCAGACGGTAATGGTCTCGATGCCATTCCCCGTATCAGGGCTTCCCTTGGAGATCCTGATGGGGCTGAGCTGGCCATTGCAGCCGGTGTCTGGGATTATCTGGTCAAGCCTTTTTCCGTAAAACAGACACGATTAAGTCTGGACAGAGCATTGCGTTACAGGCTTGAAAAGCAGCAGGCACGGGAACCGGAACCTTTGGATCTTTCCTCTGTGGTGGGAGAGGGGCCTGCAATGAAGGCCTGTTATACCCTGCTTGCACAGGCCGCGCGCAGTGACTCCAGGGTGCTGATCACAGGAGAAACCGGCACGGGAAAAGAGCTTTTTGCAAGGACCATCCATGATAACAGCAGCAGATCAAAGGGCGAGTTTGTGGTGGTGGATTGTGCTTCCATCACGGAAACCCTTTTGGAATCAACTCTTTTTGGACATAAAAAAGGTTCTTTTACCGGTGCGGACAGTGACCGGACAGGGCTTGTTAAAATGGCTGACGGAGGTACGCTTTTTCTGGATGAGGTGGGAGACATGCCCCTTTCCATACAGAAATCTTTCCTAAGGGTTTTACAGGAAAGACGTTTCAGGCCAGTAGGTGAGACCCGTGAGCTGACTTCAGATTTCCGTCTTATTGCCGCCACCAACCGCAATCTTCAGGAGATGGTGGAGGAAGGAAAGTTCCGTCAGGATCTTCTTTTCCGCCTCTGGACCATTTCCCTGAGGTTGCCGCCTTTGCGGGAAAGGGGCGCTGAAGATATACGGGGGCTGACCCGGGTCCATATCCGGAATCTTTGCCAGAAGGCTGGCGTGGCCATGAAAGAGCTTGCCCAGGATTTTCTTGATGTTCTGCTGGCCTATGAATGGCCCGGCAATGTACGGGAACTTTTTAATGTGCTGGAAGTGGCCTTTGTGGCTTCCCGTGAGAATAAAACCCTTTATGCCATGGATCTTCCCCCAGAGGTTAGAATCAGGGTGATGCGTGCGGCCCTTTCTGACGGGAGGGGAGCCGATGATATTCCTGAAATCAGAGTTTTATCAACTGAGCAGTCTTTATCTGCCATGGAAAATTTTCTTCCCGATTCTCTGCAGGGGGATCTTCCCACTCTGAAGGATTTTAAAGCGGAGATGGAGGCTTTATATCTGGATATTCTGATGAAAAAGACAGGGGGCAGTCCTCAGGAGATGATGTCTGTTTCCGGCCTCTCCAAGTCCCATTTTTATGCCTTGCTTAAAAAATACGGCCGGTCTTTGAAATAAGCCCGGCATCCAAAAAGGAGGGCAGAACCTGCTTTTTTGGTGTCATCTTTTTTTCCGGACTGACGGTATTTTTTCCGGGAAAAAATACCTTATATTTAAGTTTCGTCAGAGGAGAAGGTAGAACACTGTAAAGATGGAGGTATTTATATTTATGCCTAATGGTGAGGCTGTATGGGATGTGGTTTTTTAAGGTTTTGTTTTTTTATAGGGTTTTTATGGTTTTTTTAAATGGGGATTTAAGAGGATCTTCAGGGATGTGGGGAAAAACGCTGCTTTTTATCGGGTTGGCATTTGATTTGCAATGTTTATGATTTAAAGCCCCCAGAGGGGTCCCGCCGAGATTCTCGGTGGTGGAAACCAGCGTACCGGGTAGCCTGTCTGGCATGATCCCCATCGGCAGTTTTCCTCTGATTATCTTTTCTGAAATTATCCCTTCCCGATTTTTTTTCTTATCTTCAGGCAACCCCGGTGCTGGTATTCTCAATTATGATAAAACACCGGATATCCCCATAATAAAGGAGTGATCGCATGTTTAAGCATATTGTTCTTTTTCGTTTGAAAAAAAATGCCAGGGGCTTAAGTATGGAAGAAAATATTGCGGAGCTTAAATCCATGCTGGAGGCTTTGCCGGAAAAGATTGCCGATATCCGTTTTCTTGAAGTTGGTGTGGACATACTGGGAACAGGGCACAGCAGTCATGTTTCCCTTATTACGGAATTTGATGATGATGCGGCTTTTACCCGCTATGTGCAGCACCAGGATCACCAGAAGGTTCTGGCCTTCCTTCAGGGCGTGCTGGAAGAGCGGCGTGTGGTGGACTATACCGTGTAGTTCATCTGAATATAAAAAGTAGCAAGTATGAAAACGGCTTTCCTGGTAAAGGGAAGCCGTTTTATGTTTTGTGGCTTTTTATGGCAAGAACTTCACCCGCAAGGTACAGGGAGCCTGCTATGCAGATACAGCCGGTTTTTTTTGATAGGTTCATGGCCGTTTCAAGGGCATGGGAAACAGGCGGACAGATCTCAAAGGGCATTGTCTTGGGGAGTATGGGCGCCAGCTTTTCAGGATCAAGACTTCTCGGTGTATCGGGGCGGGTAAGTATGATCCGGTCAAAAAGCGGTGTGAGTAAATCCAGCATGGCCTTTGCATCCTTGTCTTCCAGTACGCCAAAAACAAGGATTCTGGGTTCAGGTGTTCTTTCTCTGATGTATTCTGCAAGGGCCATGGCAGCTTCAGTGTTGTGGGCTCCGTCCAGAATCACGGCTGGATTTGTGCTGAGCTGCTGGATGCGGGCGGGCCAGCTGCGGTCTGCAAGGCCCTTGTGGATGATGGCCTGAGGGATGTCTGAGGCAATGATTCCCCTTTCCACCAGAGTTTCAAGGGCTGCAATGGCAAGGGCCATGTTGGTGGCCTGATGGTTTCCGGCAAGGCCTGGGTTCAGGTTGGTATAAGTCCGTCTTCCTCTGTATGTGAAAAGGTCTTGCCCTGTATTTTCAATATGAAAATCCCTACCCATGATTTTTATGGGGCAATTGCAGGCTTTTGCCTTCTGCATAATGACATCAAGGGCTTCTGGCTGCTTAACGCCTGTAATAACGGGGACTCCCTGCTTTATGATTCCCGCTTTTTCTCCGGCAATGGCGGCGGTGGTGTGACCCAGAAATTCCCTGTGATCCATGCCTATGCTGGTTATGATGCATACAGCAGGCCTGCAGACGTTTGTGGCATCCCAGCGTCCTCCCATGCCCGTTTCCAGAACAGCCATGTCAACTAAAGCTTCTGCAAAGAGAAGAAAGGCCATGGCTGTGGTGAATTCAAAAAAGGTGGCGGGGTTTTCCCTGTCCTCTTTTTCCTCTATGGATGTTACAAGCTTTTTCAGCAGGGCCGGGGATGGATTCTGGCCGTTTATCTGAAAGCGCTCACCAAAGTGTATAAGATGGGGTGAGGTGTAAAGGCCTGTCTGCAGTCCTGCAGCCTGAAGAATGGATGCGGCAAGGGAAGCTGTGGAGCCTTTGCCGTTGGTGCCTGCCACATGTATGGCAGGAAAACGGTTCTGGGGGTTGCCCATAGTATGCAGCAGTTTCTGAATACCTTCAAGTCCGGGGCGGATGCCCATACGCTGCCGGTGATACAGATGGGAAAAATCGGGTTCCTGAAGGGTCATGACTAGGTCCGGATAAGGGGGGAAAAGAAAACCCGGACAGAAAATCCTTTATAGGACTTCTGCCGGGTCATGAAGCATCCGCGTAATTCATTTAATGGCTGGAAAACAGATCCGTCTGTCCATAATAGAACATATTCAATGTTTAACAGCAAAGAAAGGGCAGGAATTACCGCTTATACTTGCGTGCCGCAGCTATCCGCTGGCGGCGTTGTGCTTCCCGCTGCTTGCGGCGTTTGTATTCGCTGGGTTTCTCAAAGCTTTTTTTAAGCTTGAGCCGTTTGAAAAGGCCGTCGTTCTGGATTTTCTTCTTCAGAATCCGCATAGCCTTTTCGAGGTCGTTATCCACAACACGCACTTCGATTTCCTTCACGGTACATCGCCCCTTTCTTTCCGCAATTCCGAATAAGGAAAAAATCTCGGAACCCGGGTATTGAAAACCTTGTATAAAAATTATCTGTTGAATGCAATTGCCGATGGAACTGCATTTAAAAAACCATAGAAAGTTTTTTAAAAAACCGAAAACATATATCTTTTTTCTATGGTTTTGTAAAGAAGATAATCGGTGCTGGTGGTTTTTTTGGAAAAAAACTATGGAGATAAGCCTTTGCTTAAAAAATGCTGATTTTTATGAGGGACTTCTTTTCGAGATATTACGGGCTTTTGTTGGCAGAAGAGAGTCGCCATGGAAAGCTTTGGAGCAGGACGGGGAAAGGAGTTGTATCCCTTCCCCGTCGGTTCATCAAAGTTGAGCTATCAGGGCATCGGTTACTTCTGGAACGCTTTTGGAGCCGTCCAGAACGATGTATTTGGAGCCGTCCTGGGCAGCACGGTCTCTGAAGTAGTAGGCTGAGGCCAGTGTGCCTTCCTTGTCATCATAGTAGATGTCATGGCGCTTATCGATGGCACCTTCATCAATGTCGTCGGTGCGGGTGGAAAGGGCACCACCACATACCCGGCATTTACCGTCTTTGGGGGCAATGGCGGGAATATTGACATTGTTGGGATGATTGGGATCGTTTTCACACAGGCGACGGCCGATGAGGCGTCCTTTGGCAATTTCACGATCCAGATTAATTTCCACAACAAAGTTCAGCTTTATGCCAGCACTTTTCAGGGATTCGTCCAGTTTTTGGGACTGTACCGGGGTTCTTGGAAAACCATCCAGCAGCCAGCCGCCCTTGCAGTCTTCCCGCTGCAGGCGATCAAGGATCATGGGGATGGTGATGTCATCGGGAACCAGATCCCCTGCATCAATAAAGCTTTTGGCTTTCATGCCAAGCTCGGTACCACCTTTGATGTTTTCACGGAAAATAGCACCGGATTCAATGTGGGGTACTTTGTATTTTTCTTTGAGAATAGCACCCTGAGTGCCTTTGCCGCTGCCATTGGGGCCGAAAAAGAGAATGTTCATCTTAAAAAAAGCTCCTTTCATAAATAATTACAATGATAAAACGGGGGTATGATATAAAGCATTCCAGAAAGGTTGCACCTTGTGGGGTGCCAGTATCCTTCGGCTGGATAAAAAGCCTGATTTTTAAGTCAGCATACCTATTAGAAGCCGGGTCGCTTGTCAAGCTGCCAGCACAGACATAAAAAGGAAAAGACATTTTTTTCTAAAAAAAACTTGCAAGAGGGCAGGTTAAACCGCTATTAAACAAGTCTTGGATATCATGCTGTATCTGCGGAGGCTCTGGATGAAGAAATTTTATGGCATCTGAAGTTGTTAAAATTGCCATCACTGGTGGTGCGGGTTCAGGGAAATCTTCGGCCTGCCGTCTTCTTAAAGACATGGGGTTCCCTGTGGTGGATCTGGATCAGCTTGCCAGGAAGGCTGTGAGGCCCGGTGAGTCTGCTTACCATGCCATTGTGGCGGATTTTGGTCCCGATGCTGTGGGGAAAAACGGTGAGCTGAATCGGGGCTGGCTGAGGGAACGCATAACCCGTGATCCCGGAGCAAAGCAGCGGCTGGAGAAAGCAGTTCATCCTGTGGTGTACAGCATGCTGGATAGGGAGATGGAGCGTCATGCTGCTTCGGGTGGCAGGGCGGTGGTGGTTGAATTTCCCCTTCTTTTTGAAACCGGAAGGGAATCTTTTTTTGATCTCGTTATTGTGGTTTCCGTTCCGCCTGAGGTTCAGGTGGAACGCCTTATGAAAAGGGACGGGGTGGATGGAAAATCTGCAAAAGCACTGATCGGGATACAGATTCCGCTTAAGGACAAGGCCGCCAGGGCGGACCTGGTACTGGAAAACAGTGGATCATTGGAGGATATGACTCAATGTCTTGAAAGCTGGGTGGAAAATGGAGAACTTTTCCCCCTGGAGGTGAAATTTCCTTGACCAGTCAAAGCCATTGGGATATTAATTAAAAACTATTGCTTTTTTGATAAAGGCGATAGGGGAATATGGCTTTTTGATGCATTTCCTGCCTTTTGTCTTTTTACCCACAGATTATCGCTGCGCTCCTAATTCTTTTCGGAACAAACTGAATCGATTTTCGACACGTTTTTCCATAGAACAGAAAAACGGGTATCATTCCGGCCGGGAATGGATTTTTATGATCTGTGTCTGCGGCCCTGAATTCCCCACCCGGCAGTCTGGACGACAGGTCTTCCGGAAGGGATATCCATACATTCATTTTAAGGTGTGAAGGTTCATGAACATCACCGAGCTTAAGGAAATGAAGATCAAGGATCTGACCCGTCTTGCCAAGAAATTTAATATTGATGGCGCTGCGGGCTTGCGTAAGCAGGAGCTTATTTTTGCCCTGCTTCAGGCTCAGATTGAAAAAAATGGTCTGATTTACGGAGAAGGAACCCTGGAAATTCTGCCCGATGGTTTCGGGTTTCTGCGTTCCACGGATTGCAATTATCTTCCAGGTCCAGATGACATCTATGTTTCACCTTCCCAGATCCGGCGTTTTAATCTCCGGACAGGGGATACGGTGTCCGGGCAGATTCGTCAGCCGAAGGAATCAGAGCGTTATTTTGCTCTCCTCAAGGTGGAGGCCATCAATTATGAGGATCCCGAGATTGCGCGGGAAAAAATTCTTTTTGATAACCTGACCCCGCTGTATCCGGATAAAAAAATTCTGCTGGAAGGTGCCCAGGATAATTATTCCATGCGGATAATGGATTTGCTTACCCCCATTGGTTTTGGTCAGCGCGGGTTGATTGTTTCGCCTCCCAGAGCTGGCAAGACGGTTCTGATGCAGAATATTGCCAACTCCATCATTGCCCACCATGATGATGTGGTGCCCATTGTGCTGCTCATTGACGAGCGGCCCGAAGAGGTTACGGACATGGCAAGGAACGTGAACGCTGAGGTTATCAGTTCCACCTTTGATGAGCCTGCGGAACGTCATGTTCAGGTGGCTGAAATGGTAATTGAAAAGGCCAAGCGTCTTGTGGAGCATAAGAAAAATGTGGTGATCCTTCTGGATTCCATTACCCGTCTTGCCAGGGCATATAACTCGGTCATGCCTCCTTCGGGTAAAATTCTCTCCGGTGGCGTTGATTCCAATGCCCTGCACCGGCCCAAGCGCTTTTTCGGTGCGGCCCGGAATGTGGAAGAGGGCGGAAGTCTGACCATTATCGCCACGGCCCTTGTGGAAACCGGCAGCCGTATGGACGAAGTTATTTTCGAAGAATTTAAGGGTACGGGCAACATGGAGCTTGTGCTGGATCGTAAGATTGCCGACCGCAGAACCTTCCCTGCCATTGATATTAAAAGATCCGGTACCCGAAAAGAGGATCTGCTTCTGGGGCAGGATGTGATTAACCGTGTCTGGATTCTTCGTAAGCTTTTAAGTTCCCTGAATTCCATTGACAGCATGGAATTTTTGCTGGATAAGATGACGGGTACGAAGGATAACGTAGATTTTATGAACTCAATGAACGCATAACCATATCCCTTGGGATCATCAGGAGTTGACGATGAAAGAAGGCATTCACCCCGAATATGCAAAAACAACAATTACCTGTGCATGTGGCAGTGTTATTGAAACGGCATCCACAAAAAAACAGATCCGGGTAGAAATCTGCTCTGCCTGCCATCCTTTTTTTACTGGTAAGCAGAAGCTTGTGGATACCGAAGGACGTATTGATCGTTTCCGTAAGAAATATGGAAACTACCAGCAGCAGTTGGCTAAATAGTTTTTGTAAGTTATTATTTGCCCCGCAGATTTTTTTGCGGGGTTTTTTTCTATGGAAAAGTGTACGCCGGCATCCGCCGGTTTTCTTTTTGGAAAAAAATGCCTGTCTGAGTATTCCTGACTTTTGATTTTCACATATTTTCTTATGCTTTTCTGCCAAAAGGTCTGTGCAGGAAGTTTTAGAGTAGAGAAGTGTTGTGGATCATTGGGGAATGGGGGGCAGAAGTAAGGTGTGCCGGATGTTTGAAAAATTAGCGGGAGTAGAAGACCGGTTTATGGAGCTGGAGCGCCTGATGAGCGATCCTGCGGTTCTTGCTGACCGGGAGGGCTACCAGAAATTTTTGCGTGAGCATGCTGAAATATCGGAGCTTGTGACTGTATTCAGATCCTACCGGGACGTTGTCCGGGAGCGTGAGGAAAATGTCCTGCTTTTGCGGGATGCGGACCCTGAAATCCGTGAGATGGCCCAGGATGAGGCCCGTCGTCTTGAAGTCCTTGAGCTTCAGTTGCAGGGGGAATTGAATCAGCTTCTTGTGCCTAAAGATCCCAACGATGGTAAAAATATCATCCTTGAGATACGTGCTGGTACGGGTGGGGATGAGGCAGCCCTTTTTGCTGGGGATCTTTTTAGGATGTATGCACGTTTTGCGGAAAACAGCGGCTGGAAAGTAGAAATTCTGGATGCCAGCGAACCGGATGTTGGAGGTTTTAAGGAAGTGGTGGCCATGATTCAGGGCCGGGGTGTTTATTCGGTTATGAAATATGAGTCCGGCATCCACCGTGTGCAGCGGGTGCCTACCACGGAAACTCAGGGTCGTATCCATACATCTGCTGTGACCGTTGCTGTCCTGCCTGAGGCGGAGGATGTGGATGTCCATGTGGATGAAAAGGACTTGAGAATAGATACCTACCGGTCCCAGGGTGCCGGTGGTCAGCATGTCAACACCACTGATTCCGCCGTGCGTATTACCCATATTCCCACGGGCATTGTGGTGCAGTGTCAGGATGAAAAGTCCCAGCATAAAAACCGTCTTAAAGCCATGCAGGTTTTAAGGGCCAGAATGTATGATGCCCTGGTGCAGGAGCAGGCGGCAAAACGCTCTGCGGACAGAAAAGAGCAGGTGGGGACAGGGGACAGGTCCGGAAGAATCCGGACTTATAATTATCCCCAGAGCCGTGTTACGGATCACCGTATCGGCCTGACGCTTTATCGTCTGGATGCTGTTTTGCAGGGGGATATGGCACAGCTGGTGGATGCCCTGAGAACCCATTATCAGGCGGAGGCCCTTCAGCATGGCGGCGCATGAGCCGGAAAAAAAGGATACATGGGATGTTGGAAGGGTTCTTCGATGGACCACGGAATACTTTGCTACCCATGGCATTGACAGTCCCCGCCTGACAGCGGAGCTGCTTTTGGCCCATTGTCTGGGTACTTCCCGGCTCAATCTCTATCTGCGTTTTGACCAGCCCCTTAATCCATCGGAGCGTGAAGCTTTCAGGCATCTGATACGGCGAAGGTCATCAAGGGAGCCTGTGGCCCATATTGTCGGAGAGCGCAGTTTCTGGACTCTGGATCTGGAGACCGGTCCCCAGGCGCTGATTCCAAGGCCGGATACGGAAACCCTGGTCTCTGAGGCCCTGAAATATCTGCCGGAAGACAGGTCCTGTCGGGTTCTGGATCTGGGAACGGGGACGGGTTGTATTGCTCTGGCTTTGGCGTCGGAACGTCCTTTATGTACTGTTTTTGCAGTAGATATTTCCCTTGCTGCCTGCTTGCTTGCTCAAAAAAATATTCGGAATGCGGATCTCGTTTCCAGGGTTTTTCCTGTAACGGCCAGCTGGTGCGGGGCATTTAGGCGGGATGCGCTTTTTGATCTTGTTGTTTCCAATCCTCCTTATATTCCTACTGCCCACATGGCAGCCCTTGCTCCGGAAGTGAAAGATCATGAACCTCCCCTTGCTCTGGATGGAGGTGCTGACGGGCTTTCTGCCTATCGCGGCCTTGTTTCCGAGGTCAGGAATGTGCTGGTGCCTGGTTCTTATTTTCTGCTTGAAATCGGGTATGATCAGTATGAGTATGTATCTTCCTTGTTTGCAGAGACCGGGGATTATGATGTTTTCCCCTGCGTCAAGGATATGGCAGGTAAGGAAAGGGTTGTGGTTTTACGGCGCAAACTCAACTAAGTGCTTGCCGACAGGACTTGATATCTGATACTGATATCAGGTTAATGAAAAGTCTTTGAGTGAAAGGGCTTTCATGTAAGGTATTTTAACACGTCTTTGGATCCGGATCCCGGTGCCGCATGCGGTTGGACCCGGAAAGGAAGAGGGCGGCAGATCAACCAAAAGAAGCGGTTTGTAACCGCAGGAGAAGTGGTACATGGCGTATGTAACAATGAAGGAGCTGTTGGAAGCGGGCGTACATTTCGGACACCAGACCAAGCGCTGGAACCCTAAAATGAAGCCCTATATTTTTGGTGCAAGAAACGGGATTTATATTCTGGATCTCCAGAAGACCGTCCGTATGTTCCGCAAGGCCTATGATTTCGTTGCGGATGTGGGGGCCAGCGGAGAATCCATTCTTTTTGTAGGTACCAAAAAGCAGGCCAGAGAAGCAATTTATGAAGAAGCCAACCGCGCGGAAGCTTATTATGTACAGAACCGCTGGCTGGGTGGTATGCTGACCAACTTTCAGACCGTAAAGCAGAGTATCGAACGTCTGAAGTACCTGAAAGATATCCAGAATGATGGTTCCATCGAGCTTTTTCCCAAAAAGGAAAGGCTTTCCATGATCAAGGATCAGGAAAAGCTGGAATCCACACTGGGCGGGATTCAGAACATGACCCGTCTGCCGGGTTGCATGTTTATTGTAGACCCAAAAAATGAAGCCATTGCCATAAAGGAAGCCAAGCGTCTCGGTATTCCAACGGTTGCTGTGGTGGATACCAACTGTGATCCCGATGATATTGATTTTCCCATCCCCGGTAACGATGACGCCATCCGAGCCATTCGCCTTATCGCTTCCCGCATTGCCGACGCTTATCTTGAGGGTCGGGGTCGTTATGAAGAAAAAATGCATGCGGTCACTGATAAGGAAGAGGGCGACGCGCCTGTTTCTGCAGATATGAAACCCGGCGAGCGTAAGATTATTGCCGATGGCAGCGACGGACCTGTGATTGAAGTGATTAAAAAAAGCACGGAACCTGCTGCGGGTGAAGTTTCTGAGTAAGCAGGATCATGTTCATAGTTTTTAATCCATATATATAAGATATGATGTACAGCTCCGGAGAACCTGCGGAATTTGTAATGATTCGTTACAAGGTTCTCCGGGGATGTATAGCAGACATCAGAAAGGGTAGACGTTTCCATGGCGGAAATCAGCGCAGAAATGGTTAAGGAGCTTCGGGGAAAGACCGGGGCTGGTATTATGGATTGCAAGGCGGCTTTGAAAGAAAACGATGGTGATCTGGAAAAAGCTGTAGATTATTTAAGAAAAAAAGGTCTTGCGACGGCCAAGAAAAAGGCCGGAAGGGAAGCTTCCGAGGGACGTGTGGAGGCTTATATCCATATGGGTGGCAAGATCGGTGTTCTTGTGGAAGTGGGTTGTGAGACTGATTTTGTTGCCAAAAATGATGACTTTATTGATTTTTGCCGCAGCATTGCCATGCACATTGCGGCTTCGGCACCCATGGGACTTGCTGCTGAAGATATTCCAGCCGACGTTATTGCCCGAGAAAGGGATGTGTATCGTGGCCAGCTGCTGGAAGAAGGCAAGCCCGAGAACATGGTGGATAAAATTGTTGAAGGAAAAATCAATAAGTTTTATAAAGATGCCTGCCTTCTGTCTCAGCCCTACATCAAAGATCCCAAGCTGACGGTTCAGGATATTGTGAATGAGACCGTGGGCAAAATTGGTGAGAATATCGTGATCAAGCGGTTTAGCCGCTACCAGATTGGAGCCTGATACCTTGGAGCCCAGATATAAGCGGATATTGTTGAAGTTGAGTGGGGAAGCCCTTATGGGAGATCAGGGCTTTGGCATCCGTCCGGATATTCTGCAGTATGTGGCAGAGGAAATCCGCTCGATACATGATCTGGGCGTAGAGGTAGCGGTGGTGGTGGGCGGAGGGAATATCTTCCGTGGCATAGCCGCCAGTTCCTACGGTATGGATCGTGCTTCCGCAGACCATATGGGCATGCTGGCAACGGTGATAAATTCCCTTGCCCTTCAGGGAACTCTGGAAGGCAAGGGGCTTCAGACCCGTGTTCAGTCGGCCATATCCATGCATGAGGTCTGTGAGCCTTTTATTCTGCGACGGGCGGTGCGGCATCTCGAAAAGGGGCGCATTGTTATTTTTGC from Desulfobotulus mexicanus encodes:
- a CDS encoding sigma-54-dependent transcriptional regulator, producing the protein MANILVIDDDVDFCETMASLIQRMEHGFHAFYTLREGVAFLSETIVDVVFLDVRLPDGNGLDAIPRIRASLGDPDGAELAIAAGVWDYLVKPFSVKQTRLSLDRALRYRLEKQQAREPEPLDLSSVVGEGPAMKACYTLLAQAARSDSRVLITGETGTGKELFARTIHDNSSRSKGEFVVVDCASITETLLESTLFGHKKGSFTGADSDRTGLVKMADGGTLFLDEVGDMPLSIQKSFLRVLQERRFRPVGETRELTSDFRLIAATNRNLQEMVEEGKFRQDLLFRLWTISLRLPPLRERGAEDIRGLTRVHIRNLCQKAGVAMKELAQDFLDVLLAYEWPGNVRELFNVLEVAFVASRENKTLYAMDLPPEVRIRVMRAALSDGRGADDIPEIRVLSTEQSLSAMENFLPDSLQGDLPTLKDFKAEMEALYLDILMKKTGGSPQEMMSVSGLSKSHFYALLKKYGRSLK
- a CDS encoding Dabb family protein — protein: MFKHIVLFRLKKNARGLSMEENIAELKSMLEALPEKIADIRFLEVGVDILGTGHSSHVSLITEFDDDAAFTRYVQHQDHQKVLAFLQGVLEERRVVDYTV
- the rpsU gene encoding 30S ribosomal protein S21, which gives rise to MKEIEVRVVDNDLEKAMRILKKKIQNDGLFKRLKLKKSFEKPSEYKRRKQREAQRRQRIAAARKYKR
- the prmC gene encoding peptide chain release factor N(5)-glutamine methyltransferase, which gives rise to MAAHEPEKKDTWDVGRVLRWTTEYFATHGIDSPRLTAELLLAHCLGTSRLNLYLRFDQPLNPSEREAFRHLIRRRSSREPVAHIVGERSFWTLDLETGPQALIPRPDTETLVSEALKYLPEDRSCRVLDLGTGTGCIALALASERPLCTVFAVDISLAACLLAQKNIRNADLVSRVFPVTASWCGAFRRDALFDLVVSNPPYIPTAHMAALAPEVKDHEPPLALDGGADGLSAYRGLVSEVRNVLVPGSYFLLEIGYDQYEYVSSLFAETGDYDVFPCVKDMAGKERVVVLRRKLN
- the rho gene encoding transcription termination factor Rho, whose translation is MNITELKEMKIKDLTRLAKKFNIDGAAGLRKQELIFALLQAQIEKNGLIYGEGTLEILPDGFGFLRSTDCNYLPGPDDIYVSPSQIRRFNLRTGDTVSGQIRQPKESERYFALLKVEAINYEDPEIAREKILFDNLTPLYPDKKILLEGAQDNYSMRIMDLLTPIGFGQRGLIVSPPRAGKTVLMQNIANSIIAHHDDVVPIVLLIDERPEEVTDMARNVNAEVISSTFDEPAERHVQVAEMVIEKAKRLVEHKKNVVILLDSITRLARAYNSVMPPSGKILSGGVDSNALHRPKRFFGAARNVEEGGSLTIIATALVETGSRMDEVIFEEFKGTGNMELVLDRKIADRRTFPAIDIKRSGTRKEDLLLGQDVINRVWILRKLLSSLNSIDSMEFLLDKMTGTKDNVDFMNSMNA
- the rpmE gene encoding 50S ribosomal protein L31 → MKEGIHPEYAKTTITCACGSVIETASTKKQIRVEICSACHPFFTGKQKLVDTEGRIDRFRKKYGNYQQQLAK
- the coaE gene encoding dephospho-CoA kinase (Dephospho-CoA kinase (CoaE) performs the final step in coenzyme A biosynthesis.); protein product: MASEVVKIAITGGAGSGKSSACRLLKDMGFPVVDLDQLARKAVRPGESAYHAIVADFGPDAVGKNGELNRGWLRERITRDPGAKQRLEKAVHPVVYSMLDREMERHAASGGRAVVVEFPLLFETGRESFFDLVIVVSVPPEVQVERLMKRDGVDGKSAKALIGIQIPLKDKAARADLVLENSGSLEDMTQCLESWVENGELFPLEVKFP
- a CDS encoding adenylate kinase encodes the protein MNILFFGPNGSGKGTQGAILKEKYKVPHIESGAIFRENIKGGTELGMKAKSFIDAGDLVPDDITIPMILDRLQREDCKGGWLLDGFPRTPVQSQKLDESLKSAGIKLNFVVEINLDREIAKGRLIGRRLCENDPNHPNNVNIPAIAPKDGKCRVCGGALSTRTDDIDEGAIDKRHDIYYDDKEGTLASAYYFRDRAAQDGSKYIVLDGSKSVPEVTDALIAQL
- the prfA gene encoding peptide chain release factor 1 — translated: MFEKLAGVEDRFMELERLMSDPAVLADREGYQKFLREHAEISELVTVFRSYRDVVREREENVLLLRDADPEIREMAQDEARRLEVLELQLQGELNQLLVPKDPNDGKNIILEIRAGTGGDEAALFAGDLFRMYARFAENSGWKVEILDASEPDVGGFKEVVAMIQGRGVYSVMKYESGIHRVQRVPTTETQGRIHTSAVTVAVLPEAEDVDVHVDEKDLRIDTYRSQGAGGQHVNTTDSAVRITHIPTGIVVQCQDEKSQHKNRLKAMQVLRARMYDALVQEQAAKRSADRKEQVGTGDRSGRIRTYNYPQSRVTDHRIGLTLYRLDAVLQGDMAQLVDALRTHYQAEALQHGGA
- a CDS encoding bifunctional folylpolyglutamate synthase/dihydrofolate synthase yields the protein MTLQEPDFSHLYHRQRMGIRPGLEGIQKLLHTMGNPQNRFPAIHVAGTNGKGSTASLAASILQAAGLQTGLYTSPHLIHFGERFQINGQNPSPALLKKLVTSIEEKEDRENPATFFEFTTAMAFLLFAEALVDMAVLETGMGGRWDATNVCRPAVCIITSIGMDHREFLGHTTAAIAGEKAGIIKQGVPVITGVKQPEALDVIMQKAKACNCPIKIMGRDFHIENTGQDLFTYRGRRTYTNLNPGLAGNHQATNMALAIAALETLVERGIIASDIPQAIIHKGLADRSWPARIQQLSTNPAVILDGAHNTEAAMALAEYIRERTPEPRILVFGVLEDKDAKAMLDLLTPLFDRIILTRPDTPRSLDPEKLAPILPKTMPFEICPPVSHALETAMNLSKKTGCICIAGSLYLAGEVLAIKSHKT